A genomic window from Anguilla rostrata isolate EN2019 chromosome 14, ASM1855537v3, whole genome shotgun sequence includes:
- the gadd45gb.1 gene encoding growth arrest and DNA-damage-inducible, gamma b, tandem duplicate 1 isoform X1, with amino-acid sequence MTLEEVLIQDSAACTGKILEEVLVSAKMNECLTIGVYESAKVMNVDPDSVAFCVLATDEEFECDIALQIHFTLIQAFCFDNDISIVRVNDMQRLSNIVGEKSVELEDAHCVLITQNPAEGSWQDPALDKLHLFCEESRSLNEWVPEITLPER; translated from the exons ATGACTCTCGAAGAGGTTCTCATTCAGGATAGTGCCGCGTGCACTGGCAAGATCTTGGAAGAGGTGTTGGTTTCGGCGAAAATGAACGAATGTCTCACCATTGGGGTGTACGAATCAGCAAAAGTTATGAATGT AGACCCTGACAGCGTGGCTTTCTGTGTGCTGGCAACTGATGAGGAGTTTGAATGCGACATCGCCCTGCAGATCCACTTCACTCTGATCCAGGCGTTCTGTTTCGACAACGACATCAGCATCGTCCGCGTGAACGACATGCAGCGGCTGTCTAACATCGTGGGCGAAAAGTCAGTGGAACTTGAGGATGCGCACTGCGTTCTTATCACG CAGAACCCTGCTGAAGGTTCGTGGCAGGACCCGGCTCTGGATAAACTGCACCTGTTCTGCGAGGAAAGtcgcagtctgaatgaatgggTTCCGGAAATTACTCTTCCCGAGCGCTGA
- the gadd45gb.1 gene encoding growth arrest and DNA-damage-inducible, gamma b, tandem duplicate 1 isoform X2 produces the protein MTLEEVLIQDSAACTGKILEEVLVSAKMNECLTIGVYESAKVMNVDPDSVAFCVLATDEEFECDIALQIHFTLIQAFCFDNDISIVRVNDMQRLSNIVGEKSVELEDAHCVLITNPAEGSWQDPALDKLHLFCEESRSLNEWVPEITLPER, from the exons ATGACTCTCGAAGAGGTTCTCATTCAGGATAGTGCCGCGTGCACTGGCAAGATCTTGGAAGAGGTGTTGGTTTCGGCGAAAATGAACGAATGTCTCACCATTGGGGTGTACGAATCAGCAAAAGTTATGAATGT AGACCCTGACAGCGTGGCTTTCTGTGTGCTGGCAACTGATGAGGAGTTTGAATGCGACATCGCCCTGCAGATCCACTTCACTCTGATCCAGGCGTTCTGTTTCGACAACGACATCAGCATCGTCCGCGTGAACGACATGCAGCGGCTGTCTAACATCGTGGGCGAAAAGTCAGTGGAACTTGAGGATGCGCACTGCGTTCTTATCACG AACCCTGCTGAAGGTTCGTGGCAGGACCCGGCTCTGGATAAACTGCACCTGTTCTGCGAGGAAAGtcgcagtctgaatgaatgggTTCCGGAAATTACTCTTCCCGAGCGCTGA